ATCTCTTCACCGCCATAAAGTTCGTTTTGACTTACAGTAGGATTTGCTTCCAGCATCTCATGTAAACCAATGCCATATTTATCACCGATGTCATTAATAGTTTCCCCTGACTGGGCTTGAACAGTAATTAATTGTCCAATGAGATCATTACCAGGAGCGGGCATAGGATAGGTGGCACCATACAGTGCAGGGGCAAGAAACAATAATAAAACGGGTATCTTTTTAAACATAGTTAACTCCATTTAACATGTTTTAAAAAATCCTAAAATAAAAAGCTCAGTTAACTGAGCTTTTTATGACTGTTTTAAAATTGTAGAAGACTTAGTCGCGATTGCCAGCAAACGCACTTAAAATTTGTATGAGACTTACAAACAAATTGAAGATCGAGACATAGAGTGACGCTGTGGCCATAATGTAACTATCTTCCCCACCGTGAATAATGGCACTGGTGGTATACAAAATATATGCAGAAGAGATTAAAGCAAAGGCGCCGGAGATAATGATATTAAATACAGGCATCTGTAAAAAAATGCCGGCTATGGCACCTAAAAAAACGACCATCATGGCAATAAATAAGAATCCACCCAGGTAGCTAAAATTTTTGCGAGTCGTTAATACGTAAGCCGATAATGCCAAAAAGATCAGGCCTGTTGTGCCTAATGACGTCATAATGATTTGACCTCCATTGGCATAGGTTCTCATCACCATGTCAAGGATAGGCCCCAATGTGAAACCCATAAAACCCGTAAAGGCAAAAATTGCTACGAGTCCCCAAGGGCTATAACGCAGTTTTTGAGTAAGATAAGACAAGCCAAACATTCCGACGATCGTTAACAAGAAACCAGGGCGAGCATGAACAGAAACAGAGAGAGCCGCGGTGACCGCACTAAAGAGTAATGTCAGGCTAAGTAAGAAATAAGTACTCCGAAGTACTGAGTGAGAACCTAATATAGATTCTTTTGATTTAACTATAGAATAATTTTGAAATGGCATATAAACTCCTTCGCTTAGTCTTGGTGATCCGAGGATTATCCTAGCTATGGTATCAAATAGAGATAAACCTTTCTAATATTTGATCATTTTAGATATACTATTGCAATACGACTGGAGAGGTGGCTGAGCGGTCGAAAGCGGCGGTCTTGAAAACCGTTGAGGGGAAACCCTCCCAGGGTTCGAATCCCTGCCTCTCCGCCAAACGTATATTTAAATCCAGATATACTATTAGTTGTATTTCGGAGAATGCATTGATAAAAGTATTAGTAGTTGACGATCATGACTTAGTACGTACTGGCATCAAAAGAATGCTTGATGATATTCAAGGGATAAAGGTAATAGGCGACGCGAGAAGTGGTGAAGACGCAGTTAAGATAGCAAGAAATATAAGACCCGATGTCGTATTAATGGACGTCCGCATGCCTGGCATAGGCGGGCTAGAGGCAACACGTAAATTACTCCACATAGATCCTGATATTAAAGTTTTAGTTGTCACCGTTTGTGACGATGATTTGTTCCCCGCTAAATTATTACAAGCTGGAGCGGCGGGATACTTAACAAAAGATGCTAGTATGGATGAAATGGTGCAAGCCATTCGCGCGGTTCATTCTGGCCAACGATATATTAGTCCTGCTGTGGCACAACAGCTCGCATTCAAACACATCACCGATAAAGAAGAATCTCCTTTTAGCTCACTATCAGAACGAGAGCTGCAGGTAATGATTATGATTACCCATGGTTGCAAACCTCAAGAAATATCAGAAAAATTAAACTTAAGTCCTAAAACGGTTAACAGTTACCGCTATCGTATATTTGAAAAGCTAGATGTAAAAAATGATGTGGAATTGACTCTATTAGCCATACGTCATGGCTTAGTCGACTCTTCAAGCATTGGCACTCAAAAATAACTAGCTAATTAGCCTATAGAGGCGAACGTCCATATTTGGCCGAATTTCAATCAAAAATTAAAAGAAAACTGCTCACATACTTGAGTATGCTGCGCTTTTTCTTTTAATTTTTGATTGAAATTCCGCGCAAATCTGAACGTTCCAGTTAGTCTGACAAAATAACACTTTTTATATTAGCCTCTTTATGCTTTATTTATATGAATGACATTAGCTTCGATCTTAAATCTTTTTTGCAAAATGCTCCGAATTTGCCGGGTGTTTATCAAATGTTTGATAAGAATGCTAATGTGCTTTATGTCGGGAAAGCACGCAATTTAAAAAAGCGATTAGCTAGTTATTTTACGCGAACAATTAACGATACCAAAACGCAAACACTGCTTGAGCATGTTAAAAACATTAGCATCACGCTTACCAAAAGTGATAATGAGGCATTGCTACTTGAAAGTAATCTTATTAAGCAATTCAAACCCCGCTATAATATTTTGCTCAGAGATGATAAATCCTACCCTTTTCTATACCTAACAGCGCACCAAGATTTCCCGCGTCTGGATTTTCATCGAGGTTCCAAGCAAGCGACCGGCCTCTATTTTGGTCCTTATCCTAGTGCTGGCGCTGTGCGTGAAACGCTGACCTTATTACAAAAGCTGTTTAAGCTTCGGCAATGTTCCGATAGTTTTTTTGCCAACCGTAGTCGTCCTTGTTTGCAATACCACATCAAGCGATGTACAGCCCCGTGTGTTGGCTATATTGATGCCCCCACTTATCAAGAAAATGTTAAATATGCTGTGTTATTTCTAGAAGGAAAAAACAATCAAGTCATTGATGAATTGGCCTCCAAAATGGATAAAGCAGCGCTAGCGTTAGAATATGAAATGGCAGCAAGAGTGCGAGATCAGATTGTTAGTTTGAGACGCATTCAAGAGAAACAATACATCACCAGTTATCGTGGTGATACCGATGTAGTGGCACTTGCAAGTCGTATGAGTGAGGCGTGTATTCATGTCTTAACGATTCGAGGAGGTCAATTAATTGGCACAAAGTCTTACTTCCCTAATATGCCTAAAAACACCACTGATGGAGAAATCTTAAGCGCTTTCTTGCCACAGTATTATCTTAATCCTATTCGGAGTCAGGCTCTTCCTTCGCGTGTGTTACTCAATATTGAATTGAATGAACGAGAATGGATTCAAGATGCGCTCTCTGAAAAACTGGGTAAAAGAATGATCTTTTCCGATCAATGTCGAGGTAAAAACTTGCAATGGTTAAAGATGGCACGAGCTAATGCAGAGCATACACTTGAAAGCCATTTAGCGGGGAAGGCAAGTGTGTTCCGGCGCATGGAAGCATTACAACAAGCCCTCAATTTAACGAATATCCCCCAAAGGATGGAATGTTTTGATGTGAGTCATACTTCCGGAGAAGCCACCGTAGCCTCTTGCGTAGTATTTAATAGTGAAGGGCCTCTCAAAAAAGATTATCGACGCTTTAATATTGAGGGGGTGGTGCACGGAGACGATTACGCCGCGCTGCGCCAAGCGTTGACCAGGAGATATACTCGCATCAAGACAGGGGAGGGTGAACTCCCCGATGTTCTATTTATCGATGGAGGTAAGGGTCAATTACGCCAAGGCGAAATTGTTTTGGAAGAGCTGCAAATTAGTGGCGTTATGTTGGTTTCTATTGCAAAAGGAGAGGGAAGAAAGCCTGGCCTGGAGACATTATTTATTTCAGGTAGAGAGCAGCCCTTAAAGTTAAGTCATGACTCATTGGCATTGCATCTAATTCAACAGATTCGTGACG
Above is a genomic segment from Gammaproteobacteria bacterium containing:
- a CDS encoding Bax inhibitor-1/YccA family protein: MPFQNYSIVKSKESILGSHSVLRSTYFLLSLTLLFSAVTAALSVSVHARPGFLLTIVGMFGLSYLTQKLRYSPWGLVAIFAFTGFMGFTLGPILDMVMRTYANGGQIIMTSLGTTGLIFLALSAYVLTTRKNFSYLGGFLFIAMMVVFLGAIAGIFLQMPVFNIIISGAFALISSAYILYTTSAIIHGGEDSYIMATASLYVSIFNLFVSLIQILSAFAGNRD
- the uvrY gene encoding UvrY/SirA/GacA family response regulator transcription factor, translated to MIKVLVVDDHDLVRTGIKRMLDDIQGIKVIGDARSGEDAVKIARNIRPDVVLMDVRMPGIGGLEATRKLLHIDPDIKVLVVTVCDDDLFPAKLLQAGAAGYLTKDASMDEMVQAIRAVHSGQRYISPAVAQQLAFKHITDKEESPFSSLSERELQVMIMITHGCKPQEISEKLNLSPKTVNSYRYRIFEKLDVKNDVELTLLAIRHGLVDSSSIGTQK
- the uvrC gene encoding excinuclease ABC subunit UvrC, with protein sequence MNDISFDLKSFLQNAPNLPGVYQMFDKNANVLYVGKARNLKKRLASYFTRTINDTKTQTLLEHVKNISITLTKSDNEALLLESNLIKQFKPRYNILLRDDKSYPFLYLTAHQDFPRLDFHRGSKQATGLYFGPYPSAGAVRETLTLLQKLFKLRQCSDSFFANRSRPCLQYHIKRCTAPCVGYIDAPTYQENVKYAVLFLEGKNNQVIDELASKMDKAALALEYEMAARVRDQIVSLRRIQEKQYITSYRGDTDVVALASRMSEACIHVLTIRGGQLIGTKSYFPNMPKNTTDGEILSAFLPQYYLNPIRSQALPSRVLLNIELNEREWIQDALSEKLGKRMIFSDQCRGKNLQWLKMARANAEHTLESHLAGKASVFRRMEALQQALNLTNIPQRMECFDVSHTSGEATVASCVVFNSEGPLKKDYRRFNIEGVVHGDDYAALRQALTRRYTRIKTGEGELPDVLFIDGGKGQLRQGEIVLEELQISGVMLVSIAKGEGRKPGLETLFISGREQPLKLSHDSLALHLIQQIRDEAHRFAITAHRKKRAKVRSTSVLEEIEGIGAKRRKELLSQFGGIQELKRASVEDIAKVQGISLSLAQKIFDALHR